The Engystomops pustulosus chromosome 1, aEngPut4.maternal, whole genome shotgun sequence genome has a window encoding:
- the ELMOD2 gene encoding ELMO domain-containing protein 2, translated as MLLYIWQYLYSNYFRFWLKWFLRQIDGKCELQRICDGSKDGARRSHKIEYSLEHSKSKVLRCAVDIDEKEVDLYVANIVQEKKINVEKDKRFQINLRICLLQISGYKKLFLEVESVRKQPYDSDNPQHEQQLLELWDLLMPHEKLKSRITKQWGDIGFQGDDPKTDFRGMGFLGLANLLFFSRNYTEESRLLLSHSNHPKLGYSYAIVGINLTEMAYSLLKSGALKSHFYNMVPGFPEIKCFHQFFCYLLYEFDKFWLKEEPESIMHFNQYREKFHDQIKHLLSDPDVILTL; from the exons ATGCTTCTCTACATCTGGCAGTATCTCTACAGCAATTATTTTAGATTCTGGTTGAAATGGTTTCTAAGGCAAATAGATGgcaaatgtgagctgcagaggaTTTGTGATGGCTCCAAGGACGGTGCTCGAAGGTCCCACAAGATAG AATATTCCTTGGAACACTCAAAAAGTAAG GTGCTGAGATGTGCTGTTGATATAGATGAAAAGGAAGTTGATCTATATGTAGCTAATATTGTACAAGAAAAGAAAATCAATGTGGAGAAAGATAAAAg GTTTCAAATAAACCTAAGGATATGCTTATTACAGATCTCTGGATATAAGAAGCTCTTCTTGGAAGTGGAGAGTGTAAGGAAACAGCCATATGACTCTGACAATCCTCAGCATGAGCAGCAGCTGCTGGAG ctttgggacTTGCTTATGCCGCATGAGAAGCTAAAATCAAGAATCACTAAGCAGTGGGGTGATATTGGCTTTCAAGGTGATGATCCCAAGACAGATTTCCGTGGCATGGGCTTTCTGGGACTTGCCAATTTACT tttttttagtaGAAATTACACAGAAGAATCCCGCTTACTACTGTCCCATTCCAATCATCCAAAACTTGG gtattctTATGCTATTGTTGGCATCAATCTGACAGAAATGGCGTACAGTTTACTCAAGAGCGGTGCTCTGAAGTCTCACTTCTATAATATGGTTCCGGGTTTCCCTGAGATTAAATGCTTTCATCAattttttt GTTATCTTTTGTATGAATTTGACAAGTTCTGGCTTAAAGAAGAACCTGAAAGTATTATGCATTTCAACCAATACAGAGAAAAGTTCCATGATCAGATCAAGCATCTCCTCAGTGACCCTGATGTCATACTGACTCTTTAA